One region of Acropora muricata isolate sample 2 chromosome 13, ASM3666990v1, whole genome shotgun sequence genomic DNA includes:
- the LOC136895370 gene encoding uncharacterized protein yields the protein MLSEKLTLLNGLDEQILAVCKVEEIEKEIDETETFKMRIMDTRADISTRTTPPATKVFLSETTAPPAQVHTHVESPEHPPASSGFTNQGIQPFTNPFSSHQSTLKAKLPKLTLPKFRGSITNWISFWDAYNSAVHDNAMLSKVDKFNYLNSLLEGEAKRSIQGLTLSESNYDSAVEILHERFGKTQQIISAHMDEIVKLPPSTSDRPSSLRFVYDKLSVHVRGLKSLGVSAEQYGSLLIPIVMSKLPDDLPDDVRLQIARNTKEEIWKIEDLLETIKIEMRAREASEGNRVTPDSTKKPPLSNRPPFKPKETPTSSTFLSNQGLQGGQKFTIRCAYCEEFHYSASCPRVVDPAKRKEILLRKHRCLICLRVGHRASECQTTKSCRHCNKRHHQSICDQSSPNQETSTTSIANDKSENSQVTATAALRKRGTVLLQTATAVATNEDGTKMTKARILFDSGSHRSYVTNDLKSRLKLKSYKTEMLNLNTFGEQKYRKQSCELVKVRLSKPGLNEEVEISALSFPVICSSLQSKVDINKFPQLETLELADDFNDGNNDSIDILIGSDNYWNIVHGETIRCESGPIAISSKLGWLLSSPGGESVGNATVSNLVITGELADYPFYTNEHDQLVNTLKHFWETESIGIKPEQVEESTRNSFIKDLSYDGKRYVVGLPWKEEREAIPSEYQLSRNRLNSLHHKLRRDQELLNEYDKIIKEQLQLGIIEEVKPEADDKFSETVHYLPYHAVLRRDRETTKVRVVYDGSAKSPENKYSLNDCLEVGPNLIPQLFDVLVKFRSDPIALTADIEKAFLMVSMNEASKDMLRFLWFKSEITPEVIQLRFCRLVFGLRPSPAILGSTIRHHLDSCEKLNPELGDVINLLRERLYVDDFLGGADSTEKAREIYKNSKDIMSKGGINLRKWNSNNEEVIDMINSAEKSRETFTPNSVDFTQDDESFAKSMVGPAVNQDGKFVKVLGVNWNTKAHEFLFNFTELVKFANTLPVTKRSLLKISAKVFDPLGFLSPYVIQLKCIFQELCAEKIDWDQELHGNWLSKWTSFLSELESLNKVRIPRCYFITNSKPNSVQLHGFSDASKQAYAAVVYLRSSYDDGHVAVRLLCSKTRVAPVKQQSIPRLELLGACILARLMNTVQNSLPEEIRKFYWTDSKTALCWITNEKPWKQYVNHRIIEIRRLTTKEEWRYCPGSLNPADVPSRGMNGHEMIDCST from the exons ATGTTAAGCGAAAAGCTGACATTGTTAAACGGGCTCGACGAGCAAATACTCGCCGTATGCAAGGTGGAGGAAATCGAAAAGGAAATCGACGAGACCGAAACATTCAAAATGCGCATCATGGACACGAGAGCAGACATTTCAACGAGGACAACGCCTCCTGCAACGAAAGTATTTCTTAGTGAAACTACCGCACCTCCAGCACAAGTTCATACGCATGTAGAGTCGCCAGAACATCCTCCAGCGTCTTCAGGATTTACCAATCAAGGAATACAACCCTTTACGAATCCCTTCAGCTCACATCAGTCTACGTTGAAGGCGAAATTGCCGAAGCTTACCCTACCCAAATTCCGCGGTTCAATAACTAACTGGATCAGTTTCTGGGATGCTTACAACTCTGCGGTTCACGACAATGCAATGTTGTCTAAAGTTGACAAATTCAATTACTTAAATTCCCTCTTGGAAGGAGAAGCGAAGCGATCCATTCAAGGCCTTACTTTGTCAGAGTCAAATTACGATTCAGCGGTGGAAATTCTTCATGAGCGCTTCGGGAAAACCCAGCAAATAATATCTGCCCACATGGATGAGATTGTAAAATTACCGCCGAGTACAAGTGATCGACCATCTTCGCTCCGCTTCGTCTACGATAAATTAAGTGTTCATGTGAGAGGACTGAAGTCTCTCGGTGTGTCAGCTGAACAATATGGTAGTTTACTAATCCCTATTGTTATGTCGAAGCTTCCTGACGAC CTTCCTGACGACGTTCGTTTACAGATTGCACGAAACACCAAAGAAGAAATCTGGAAAATCGAGGATTTACTTGAAACGATTAAGATTGAAATGAGAGCTCGGGAAGCGAGTGAAGGAAATCGAGTTACACCCGATTCTACGAAAAAGCCACCGCTATCAAACCGTCCACCGTTCAAGCCAAAGGAAACACCCACCTCTTCAACATTTCTGTCCAACCAAGGTCTACAAGGCGGCCAAAAATTCACTATCCGTTGCGCATACTGCGAAGAATTTCACTACTCTGCATCTTGTCCAAGAGTAGTCGACCCCGCAAAACGAAAGGAAATTCTACTACGAAAGCATCGATGTCTTATCTGTCTTAGAGTTGGGCATCGTGCCAGCGAGTGCCAGACGACTAAATCATGTCGCCATTGTAACAAACGTCACCATCAGTCCATCTGCGATCAAAGCTCACCAAATCAAGAAACCAGCACTACCTCTATCGCAAACGACAAATCTGAGAATTCCCAAGTAACCGCGACAGCAGCTTTACGAAAAAGGGGAACAGTGCTTCTACAAACCGCAACAGCTGTGGCCACCAATGAGGACGGCACCAAAATGACAAAGGCGAGAATTCTCTTCGATAGTGGTAGTCATCGTTCTTATGTCACCAATGATTTAAAGTCACGATTAAAACTAAAGTCCTACAAAACCGAGATGCTGAATTTAAACACTTTCGGGGAGCAGAAATACCGAAAGCAAAGCTGCGAATTAGTGAAAGTTCGTCTCAGTAAACCTGGGCTTAATGAAGAAGTAGAAATCTCTGCCTTAAGTTTTCCTGTCATATGTTCCTCTTTACAAAGCAAAGTGGATATCAACAAGTTTCCACAACTCGAGACCCTGGAGTTAGCCGACGATTTCAACGATGGAAATAATGATTCAATAGACATACTGATTGGGTCTGACAATTACTGGAACATCGTGCATGGCGAAACGATTCGATGCGAATCTGGCCCTATTGCGATTAGCAGCAAACTTGGATGGCTTTTGTCCAGTCCTGGTGGAGAGTCGGTTGGTAACGCCACTGTCTCCAATCTCGTTATTACAGGCGAATTAGCTGATTATCCCTTTTACACGAATGAACACGACCAGCTGGTGAACACTTTGAAGCATTTCTGGGAAACCGAATCGATTGGAATTAAGCCTGAACAAGTTGAAGAATCGACGAGAAATTCGTTCATCAAGGATCTGAGTTACGATGGAAAACGTTATGTCGTCGGTCTGCCCTGGAAAGAAGAGAGAGAGGCAATTCCAAGTGAATACCAATTGAGCCGCAATCGTTTGAATTCATTACATCACAAGCTACGACGAGATCAAGAGTTACTAAACGAATACGATAAAATCATCAAAGAGCAGCTGCAATTAGGGATCATCGAAGAAGTAAAGCCCGAAGCGGACGACAAATTCAGCGAAACCGTGCATTATTTACCCTATCACGCAGTTCTTCGTCGAGATAGAGAGACAACCAAGGTTCGAGTAGTCTACGATGGCTCCGCAAAGTCGCCTGAAAACAAGTACTCCTTAAACGATTGCTTAGAAGTTGGACCAAACCTCATCCCGCAATTATTTGATGTTCTCGTAAAGTTCAGGTCCGACCCAATTGCCCTAACTGCTGATATCGAGAAAGCCTTCCTCATGGTCTCAATGAACGAAGCAAGCAAGGACATGCTGCGGTTCCTGTGGTTTAAAAGCGAAATTACTCCCGAAGTCATTCAGCTTCGATTCTGCCGGTTGGTCTTTGGTCTCAGGCCTTCACCTGCGATACTTGGTTCCACCATTCGTCATCACTTGGATTCTTGCGAGAAATTAAACCCCGAGCTAGGCGACGTAATCAATTTGCTGAGAGAGCGCTTGTATGTGGATGATTTTCTGGGAGGAGCGGATTCAACAGAGAAAGCCCGAGAAATCTACAAGAACTCGAAAGACATCATGTCTAAAGGTGGAATCAATTTAAGAAAATGGAACTCAAACAACGAAGAAGTAATTGACATGATCAATTCAGCAGAGAAATCTCGGGAAACATTTACACCGAATTCAGTCGATTTTACACAAGACGACGAGTCCTTCGCGAAGTCAATGGTTGGTCCAGCCGTTAATCAAGATGGGAAGTTCGTGAAAGTCCTTGGTGTCAATTGGAATACCAAAGCCCACGAATTTCTCTTCAACTTCACCGAGTTAGTCAAGTTTGCTAACACATTGCCCGTCACGAAAAGGTCACTATTGAAGATTAGTGCAAAGGTTTTCGACCCGCTGGGTTTTCTTAGCCCTTACGTAATACAACTAAAGTGCATCTTCCAGGAACTGTGCGCCGAAAAAATCGACTGGGATCAAGAGTTACATGGAAACTGGCTATCGAAATGGACATCGTTCCTGTCCGAACTGGAATCGTTGAACAAAGTCAGAATCCCGAGATGTTATTTCATCACGAATTCAAAACCCAATTCTGTCCAGCTACATGGCTTCAGTGACGCGTCAAAACAAGCCTACGCAGCAGTTGTCTATCTTCGGTCATCTTACGATGATGGACATGTTGCTGTCCGCTTGTTATGTTCCAAGACAAGAGTAGCCCCAGTCAAACAACAATCAATTCCTCGACTCGAGTTGTTGGGAGCCTGCATTCTTGCGAGACTAATGAACACTGTTCAGAACTCTCTGCCCGAAGAAATCAGGAAATTCTACTGGACCGACTCTAAAACTGCACTCTGCTGGATTACGAACGAGAAACCATGGAAACAGTACGTGAATCATCGAATTATCGAAATCCGACGATTGACAACCAAAGAAGAATGGAGATATTGTCCTGGCTCATTAAATCCCGCTGACGTGCCCTCGCGTGGAATGAACGGTCACGAAATGATCGACTGTTCAACCTAG